In Meiothermus ruber DSM 1279, the following proteins share a genomic window:
- a CDS encoding DMT family transporter produces the protein MNGWLLLMIAIVSEVIGSTALKASQGFSKLLPSLVVVLGYGLAFYFLSLSLKTIPLNIAYAVWSGLGTALIALLGWWVLKEPMNGAIALGILLIIAGVVVLNLASRLHL, from the coding sequence ATGAACGGATGGCTTTTACTCATGATTGCGATTGTCTCTGAGGTGATTGGCTCCACCGCGCTCAAGGCTTCCCAGGGCTTTAGCAAACTGCTGCCTTCGCTGGTGGTGGTGCTGGGTTATGGCCTGGCCTTTTATTTTCTGAGCCTCTCCCTCAAAACCATCCCGCTCAATATCGCCTATGCGGTCTGGTCAGGGCTGGGTACGGCCCTGATTGCGCTGCTGGGCTGGTGGGTGCTTAAGGAGCCTATGAACGGTGCTATTGCCCTGGGCATCCTTCTTATTATTGCAGGGGTGGTGGTGTTGAACCTGGCCTCGAGGTTGCACCTCTGA
- a CDS encoding ABC transporter ATP-binding protein gives MHEEEAFKKSFDAKLARRILKYVRPYWKQVGLALLALVVSTLTAASTPLFLKYAIDNAIVPREALPLAQRYETLLLVCAVFLAVRVVDFIANYAQTYLISWVGQHILFDLRSEIFAKLQRMHLGYFDRNPVGRLMTRITSDVDAINQFITGGLVGLIADFALIIGLMVFMLVLDWRLALVAFAIMPIFLAVTTWIRGGMREAYRAMRLRLSKVNASLQENLAGVQTTQLFNREPKNEAQFNLLSSDLRRAWVEIIKWFALFFPLVGLMGEFTVALVLWYGGGQVIQQAITLGLLVAFTDYVRQLFQPLQDLSEKFNIFQAAMASAERIFGLLDTKEEVADKPGALPVERFRGQIDFEDVWFAYGRRGERKPQASESAEQGAADTPPSASSLEVLEPTTPEEGEWDWVLRGVSFRVRPGEKVALVGATGAGKTSVISLIARFYDVQQGAVKIDGLDVRDYRQRDLRRAIGIVLQDPFLFSGTIESNLRLGDERITPERIQEVCAFVGADEFIQRLPQGYQTVLHERGGGLSTGQKQLLALARAILHNPDILLILDEATANVDSETEQKIQAVLERVMQGRTSIVIAHRLSTIRHVDRILVFRKGKLLEEGSHDELLRQGGYYAKLYELQYVHGGAD, from the coding sequence ATGCACGAAGAAGAAGCCTTTAAGAAGAGTTTTGATGCCAAGCTGGCCCGGCGCATCCTGAAATACGTACGGCCCTACTGGAAGCAGGTGGGGCTGGCCCTGCTGGCGCTGGTGGTGAGCACCCTTACCGCTGCCTCGACCCCACTTTTCCTCAAGTATGCCATTGACAACGCCATCGTGCCGCGCGAGGCGCTCCCCCTGGCCCAGCGCTACGAGACCCTGTTGCTGGTCTGCGCTGTTTTTCTGGCGGTGCGGGTGGTGGACTTTATCGCCAACTACGCGCAAACCTACCTGATTAGCTGGGTGGGGCAACACATCCTCTTTGACCTGCGTTCGGAGATTTTCGCCAAGCTCCAGCGCATGCACCTGGGATACTTCGACCGCAACCCCGTGGGCCGCCTGATGACCCGCATCACCTCCGATGTGGACGCCATCAACCAGTTCATCACCGGCGGGCTGGTGGGGCTGATTGCCGACTTCGCCCTGATTATCGGCCTGATGGTCTTCATGCTGGTGCTGGACTGGCGCCTGGCCCTGGTGGCTTTTGCCATCATGCCCATCTTCCTGGCCGTGACCACCTGGATCCGGGGTGGGATGCGCGAGGCCTACCGGGCCATGCGGCTGCGGCTGTCCAAGGTTAATGCTTCGCTGCAGGAAAACCTGGCCGGCGTCCAGACCACCCAGCTTTTCAACCGGGAGCCCAAGAACGAAGCGCAGTTCAACCTGCTCTCCAGCGATTTGCGCAGGGCCTGGGTGGAGATCATCAAGTGGTTTGCCCTGTTTTTCCCTTTGGTGGGCCTTATGGGCGAGTTCACGGTGGCCCTGGTGCTGTGGTACGGGGGCGGGCAGGTCATACAGCAGGCCATTACCCTGGGCTTGTTGGTGGCTTTCACCGATTATGTGCGCCAGCTCTTCCAGCCCTTGCAAGACCTTTCCGAAAAGTTCAACATCTTCCAGGCCGCCATGGCCTCGGCAGAGCGCATTTTTGGCCTGCTGGATACCAAAGAAGAGGTGGCCGACAAGCCGGGGGCGCTACCGGTCGAGCGCTTCAGGGGCCAGATTGACTTTGAGGACGTCTGGTTTGCCTATGGCCGGCGGGGGGAGCGCAAGCCCCAAGCCAGCGAGTCAGCAGAGCAGGGTGCGGCCGACACGCCCCCCTCGGCCTCGAGCCTCGAGGTGCTCGAGCCCACCACCCCTGAAGAGGGTGAGTGGGACTGGGTGCTGCGGGGGGTGAGCTTCCGCGTGCGGCCCGGCGAGAAGGTGGCCCTGGTAGGGGCTACCGGCGCGGGCAAGACCAGCGTAATCAGCCTGATCGCCCGCTTCTACGACGTGCAGCAGGGTGCGGTCAAGATCGATGGCCTGGATGTGCGGGACTATCGGCAGCGCGACCTGCGCCGGGCTATTGGCATCGTGCTGCAAGACCCCTTTTTGTTCAGCGGCACCATCGAGTCGAACCTGCGGCTGGGCGACGAGCGGATTACCCCGGAGCGCATCCAGGAAGTGTGTGCCTTTGTGGGGGCCGACGAGTTTATACAGCGGCTGCCGCAGGGCTACCAGACCGTTCTACACGAGCGCGGCGGGGGGCTTTCCACCGGGCAGAAGCAGTTGCTGGCCCTGGCCCGGGCCATCCTGCACAACCCCGACATCCTGCTGATCCTGGACGAGGCCACCGCCAACGTGGACTCCGAGACCGAGCAGAAAATCCAGGCCGTGCTCGAGCGGGTCATGCAGGGCCGCACCTCGATTGTGATCGCCCACCGGCTCTCGACCATTCGCCACGTGGATCGGATTCTGGTCTTCCGCAAGGGCAAGCTGCTGGAAGAGGGCAGCCACGACGAACTGCTGAGACAGGGCGGCTACTACGCCAAGCTCTACGAGCTTCAGTATGTGCACGGCGGCGCTGATTGA
- a CDS encoding tetratricopeptide repeat protein, protein MLRTLGKLALEHNPPNHRNPFQKKPLLLLAYLCLEGPRSRRHLAELFWPGASDGLNSLSVALSRLRSAGLPVTGEEILSTAVPCDALELQKALAQGKLDEARQLYGGRFLEGADEGLSPELEEWVWSKREALALALWQAHQRQAEALAGLGWSEEGEALLQSALELPGVLEVVDEKPQLRAFPPEVQRAFFAVQWVGLSKAIELLSIPVEALDFLINQGLLDAQGRPLVTAPPNLQARKVALELARQLPLGEAAPLYKASRAHWEEADRARGRLALLRLARNLVDERPQEALALLADLAADAELLFLRARALERLGRYREALELLDELPPSPDRSALRGSVLLRLGHLAEARTEAEATAEGSLFAQAEGLNLQGMMLLGQGRFQEAAEAFSRAAVRFLMAGEEVRHLGALSNRAVALAELGQGEEAFAEVLAAIGAREGLRARVYLNLGVVRERQGRLEEAEQLYRESLALAQGNLEAMGRAWNNLGALYHRQGKAAEAKTAYQEALRLARAGQEWVLTAAVLANLAELTGERASLEEAITLLEEARYTVLAERYRNRLAEFRPS, encoded by the coding sequence ATGTTGCGCACCCTGGGGAAGTTAGCGCTCGAGCACAACCCGCCCAACCACCGCAATCCTTTTCAAAAGAAACCCCTGCTGCTGCTGGCTTATCTATGCCTGGAGGGGCCCCGGTCGCGCCGCCACCTGGCCGAGCTATTCTGGCCGGGGGCCAGCGATGGTCTGAACAGCCTATCGGTTGCATTGAGCCGGCTGCGCTCGGCCGGCCTGCCGGTAACCGGCGAGGAGATACTCAGCACCGCGGTACCTTGCGATGCGCTGGAGCTGCAAAAAGCCCTGGCCCAGGGGAAGCTGGATGAGGCCCGCCAGCTTTATGGAGGCCGTTTCCTGGAAGGCGCAGACGAGGGGCTTTCCCCTGAGCTCGAGGAGTGGGTCTGGAGCAAGCGCGAGGCCCTGGCCCTGGCCCTCTGGCAGGCGCACCAGCGACAGGCTGAGGCGCTGGCTGGTCTGGGCTGGTCGGAGGAGGGGGAGGCTTTGCTACAAAGCGCCCTCGAGCTGCCCGGTGTGCTCGAGGTGGTGGATGAGAAGCCCCAGCTAAGGGCATTCCCGCCCGAAGTTCAGCGGGCCTTTTTCGCGGTGCAGTGGGTGGGCCTGAGCAAGGCCATAGAACTCCTGAGTATACCGGTGGAAGCGCTGGATTTTCTAATCAACCAGGGGCTTTTGGATGCCCAGGGGCGGCCTTTGGTAACAGCCCCCCCCAATCTGCAGGCCCGCAAGGTGGCCCTCGAGCTGGCCCGCCAGCTTCCTTTGGGCGAGGCCGCACCTTTATATAAAGCATCCCGTGCACACTGGGAAGAAGCCGACCGCGCCAGGGGCCGCCTGGCGCTTTTGCGCCTGGCCCGCAACCTGGTGGATGAGCGGCCCCAGGAGGCGCTGGCTTTGCTGGCCGATCTAGCCGCCGATGCGGAGCTGCTTTTCTTGCGGGCTCGAGCCCTGGAGCGGCTGGGGCGCTACCGCGAAGCCCTGGAACTTCTGGACGAACTGCCACCCAGCCCCGATCGCAGCGCCCTGCGCGGGAGCGTGTTGCTACGGCTAGGACACCTAGCCGAGGCCCGCACCGAGGCCGAGGCCACCGCGGAAGGCAGCCTGTTCGCCCAGGCCGAGGGGCTCAACCTGCAGGGGATGATGCTCCTGGGCCAGGGCCGCTTCCAGGAGGCCGCTGAAGCCTTTAGCCGGGCGGCGGTGCGCTTTTTGATGGCTGGGGAGGAGGTGCGCCACCTGGGGGCCCTGAGCAACCGGGCGGTGGCGCTGGCCGAGCTGGGCCAGGGAGAGGAGGCCTTTGCCGAGGTTCTGGCAGCCATTGGAGCGCGGGAGGGCTTGCGGGCTAGGGTCTACCTCAACCTGGGGGTGGTGCGGGAGCGCCAGGGGCGGCTCGAGGAGGCCGAACAGCTCTACCGCGAGTCGCTGGCCCTGGCCCAGGGCAACCTCGAGGCCATGGGACGGGCCTGGAACAACCTGGGAGCGCTCTACCACCGCCAGGGTAAAGCCGCCGAGGCCAAAACTGCCTATCAGGAGGCCCTGCGGCTGGCCCGGGCGGGCCAGGAGTGGGTGCTGACCGCAGCGGTGCTGGCCAACCTGGCCGAACTCACCGGTGAGCGGGCCAGCCTGGAGGAGGCCATCACCCTGCTGGAGGAAGCCCGCTACACCGTGCTGGCCGAGCGTTACCGGAACCGGCTGGCGGAATTCAGACCTAGTTAA
- a CDS encoding S8 family peptidase, whose protein sequence is MRQWLYLLVLLVPACTPTPPSLSLSPSRAALGEEVEARLEGMSAEGARVFVGETEAAVTLREATTLRFQVPANLPGGPQEVRVVRGAQEARATLGVLGQVAPDRVLLRLPLGQTPRLPTGFTLLQRDDLQDCGFALAELGYSGDTLGKALEELEAQDPSYKADPESLWSLSSWGGEAVGAPLAHSRGVQGRGVRVAVLDTGVDGAIPQLPGYDFVEGDTTPQDAFPGGHGTGAAGLVREIAPGAEIIPVRVCDQNGICRASRVVRGVCWVVQNRQGPTVLNLSLGGDTPVEALKLALQAALGQGIPVAAAAGNQGNQGSPAHYPAAFDLPGLVAVGALEQNPTQGGLKPAPYSTRGAYVDLAAPGTALECVTPGGGLGSCTGTSFATPIVAGAMALWLSTDPNLSPAQLQQNLEQHARSLPYPPQEVGKGMVDLSQKP, encoded by the coding sequence ATGCGTCAATGGCTCTACCTTCTGGTGCTGCTGGTTCCAGCCTGCACACCCACACCACCCAGCCTGAGCCTCTCCCCCAGCCGGGCCGCGCTGGGGGAGGAGGTAGAGGCCCGGCTGGAGGGGATGAGTGCGGAGGGGGCGCGGGTGTTTGTGGGCGAGACCGAGGCCGCGGTCACCCTTCGTGAGGCTACTACCCTGCGCTTCCAGGTGCCTGCCAACCTTCCCGGCGGCCCTCAGGAGGTGCGGGTGGTGCGGGGGGCGCAGGAGGCCCGCGCCACCCTGGGGGTGCTGGGCCAGGTGGCCCCTGATCGGGTGCTGCTGCGGCTGCCTTTAGGCCAGACCCCCCGCCTGCCCACGGGCTTTACGCTGCTTCAAAGGGACGATCTTCAGGACTGCGGCTTTGCCCTGGCTGAACTGGGCTACAGCGGCGATACTTTGGGCAAGGCCCTGGAGGAGCTGGAAGCCCAGGATCCCAGTTACAAAGCCGATCCCGAAAGCCTGTGGAGCCTGAGCAGTTGGGGTGGCGAGGCCGTAGGAGCCCCGCTGGCCCATAGCCGGGGGGTGCAGGGCCGTGGGGTGCGGGTAGCGGTGCTGGACACCGGGGTGGACGGGGCCATCCCCCAGCTCCCCGGTTACGACTTTGTAGAGGGCGATACCACGCCACAGGATGCCTTCCCCGGTGGTCATGGCACGGGTGCAGCCGGGCTGGTGCGGGAGATCGCCCCTGGAGCGGAGATTATACCGGTGCGGGTCTGCGATCAGAATGGGATCTGCCGGGCCAGCCGGGTGGTGCGGGGGGTGTGCTGGGTGGTGCAGAACCGCCAGGGCCCCACCGTGCTGAACCTGAGCCTGGGGGGCGACACCCCGGTGGAAGCCCTCAAGCTCGCCCTGCAGGCCGCTTTGGGCCAGGGGATTCCGGTGGCGGCCGCCGCGGGCAACCAGGGCAACCAGGGCAGCCCCGCCCACTACCCGGCGGCCTTCGACCTACCGGGGCTGGTAGCGGTGGGAGCGCTGGAGCAAAACCCCACCCAGGGGGGTTTGAAGCCCGCCCCCTACAGCACCCGTGGGGCCTACGTGGATCTGGCGGCGCCGGGCACGGCCCTCGAGTGTGTGACCCCGGGCGGGGGGCTGGGAAGCTGTACCGGCACCTCTTTCGCCACCCCCATCGTGGCCGGGGCCATGGCCCTGTGGCTCTCCACCGACCCAAACCTCTCCCCCGCCCAGCTTCAGCAGAACCTCGAGCAGCACGCCAGATCCCTGCCCTACCCACCCCAGGAGGTGGGCAAGGGGATGGTGGATCTTTCCCAAAAACCCTGA
- a CDS encoding ABC transporter ATP-binding protein — MPYLRRYGPQYLWGMLAGIASVGASSLSPYFLRHAIDAIRAGEAYLVWVWAILGAAVASAFFSWANRQLLVVASRYIEHDLRMDLFKKALSLDSYFYSRNRIGDLMNKFTTDLGAVREMLGGGINMGSRLLMFVVFAIAAMYLVNVPLALALSLVFPIIFAVMYYVLRLIDQRYRESQESFDRISTRAQENFSGIRVVKGFALEDRELEAFQALNKDYIAKSLALTRVDGPVRALMGLMMGFAALIVLWMGGGMVIRGEMTAGQFVQFNAYLMMLGWPIIGLGYTLTIFQRGSTSYKRLEEFWREPARITEPAPPSKGIGVAEGSELAGEIKFEGVSLELGGRKVLDGITLTIPEGTTLGITGRTGSGKSLLASLVPRILDPTSGRVLVGGYDVKELPLTTLRTAIGMVPQEPFLFSETLAENICFGLPAVDLERAVWAAKLAGVHDDIVGFPKGYETSLGERGVTLSGGQRQRVALARALARRPKILILDDAMSAVDTETESRILSGLKSVLGQQTTLLIGHRTSTLQYADWIVVLDHGRIVEEGTHEMLLAAGGIYAELDRIQRLQAEVD; from the coding sequence ATGCCCTACCTGCGGCGCTACGGCCCCCAGTACCTGTGGGGCATGCTGGCCGGCATCGCCTCGGTGGGGGCTTCGTCGTTGTCGCCCTACTTTTTGCGCCACGCCATTGATGCCATCCGGGCTGGGGAGGCCTACCTGGTCTGGGTCTGGGCCATTCTGGGCGCGGCGGTGGCCTCGGCCTTTTTCTCCTGGGCCAACCGGCAGCTTTTGGTGGTGGCCAGCCGCTACATCGAGCACGACCTGCGCATGGATCTGTTCAAAAAGGCCCTCTCGCTGGACAGCTATTTTTACAGCAGAAACCGCATCGGCGACCTGATGAACAAGTTCACCACCGACCTGGGCGCGGTGCGTGAGATGCTGGGCGGCGGTATCAACATGGGCAGCCGCTTGCTGATGTTTGTGGTCTTCGCCATTGCGGCCATGTACCTGGTGAACGTGCCGCTGGCCCTGGCCCTCTCGCTGGTCTTCCCCATCATTTTTGCGGTGATGTACTACGTGCTGCGCCTGATTGACCAACGCTACCGCGAAAGCCAGGAATCCTTCGACCGGATTTCCACCCGCGCACAGGAAAACTTCTCCGGCATCCGGGTGGTAAAGGGGTTTGCCCTGGAAGACCGCGAGCTCGAGGCCTTCCAGGCCCTCAACAAGGACTATATCGCCAAAAGCCTGGCCCTGACCCGCGTGGACGGGCCGGTGCGGGCCCTGATGGGCCTGATGATGGGCTTTGCCGCGCTCATTGTGCTGTGGATGGGGGGCGGCATGGTCATCCGGGGTGAGATGACCGCCGGGCAATTCGTGCAGTTCAACGCCTACCTGATGATGCTGGGCTGGCCCATCATCGGCCTGGGTTATACCCTCACCATCTTCCAGCGGGGCTCGACCAGCTACAAGCGGCTGGAGGAGTTCTGGCGTGAACCGGCCCGGATTACCGAGCCCGCTCCCCCATCTAAAGGGATCGGGGTGGCGGAGGGTTCGGAACTGGCGGGGGAGATCAAGTTTGAGGGGGTCAGCCTCGAGCTAGGGGGGCGCAAGGTGCTGGACGGCATCACCCTGACCATCCCCGAGGGCACCACCCTGGGCATCACCGGGCGTACCGGAAGCGGCAAAAGCCTGCTGGCGAGCCTGGTTCCGCGTATCCTGGATCCCACCTCGGGCCGGGTGTTGGTGGGAGGCTACGATGTAAAGGAGCTGCCGCTCACCACCCTGCGCACGGCCATCGGCATGGTGCCGCAGGAGCCCTTTCTGTTCTCCGAAACTCTGGCCGAGAACATCTGCTTCGGGCTGCCGGCGGTAGACCTCGAGCGGGCCGTCTGGGCCGCCAAGCTGGCCGGGGTGCACGACGACATCGTGGGGTTTCCTAAGGGCTACGAAACCTCGCTGGGCGAGCGCGGCGTCACCCTTTCGGGCGGGCAGCGCCAGCGGGTAGCCCTGGCCCGGGCCCTGGCCCGCAGGCCGAAAATTCTAATCCTCGATGACGCCATGAGCGCGGTGGACACCGAGACCGAGTCGCGCATCCTCTCCGGGCTCAAAAGCGTGCTGGGCCAGCAAACCACCCTCCTGATCGGCCACCGCACCTCCACCTTGCAGTACGCCGACTGGATTGTGGTGCTGGATCACGGCAGAATCGTAGAGGAAGGCACCCACGAGATGCTGCTGGCCGCAGGCGGCATCTACGCCGAACTCGACCGCATCCAGCGCCTGCAAGCGGAGGTGGACTAA
- the lysA gene encoding diaminopimelate decarboxylase, which produces MSQSYTALRPEFKEALLEAASQFETPFYAYDWPTIQERLERLQKAFPQTEIFYAIKANPRLGLLKRFLERGVFVEAVSLGEVLRAYQAGFRRNEVLLNGPVKTPAMLEALNRIGLPMLGLDSLADLERASRLLPRARVLLRVNPDLPIVTHDHLATGRGESKFGILPEEVGPALELARRSRLEVLGLHIHLGSALEHPEDYQAGYRVMDGLYRTHGPFEVMNLGGGFGLGLDLGALGAQAAALAHKHGAELWIEPGRYLVAEAGVLVTRCWGTKRTRRNYLLIDAGMSQLIRPMLYGAIHPVEPLYHNPRQATYDLAGPACESGDVLARDITLPEPREGDLLAILQAGAYAGSMSSNYLDTPRPLELLWTGQGWEVIRRRQSWEALLEDEL; this is translated from the coding sequence ATGTCCCAATCCTACACCGCCCTGCGGCCCGAGTTTAAAGAGGCCCTGCTAGAAGCCGCCTCTCAGTTTGAGACGCCTTTTTACGCCTACGACTGGCCCACCATCCAAGAGCGCCTCGAGCGCCTGCAAAAAGCCTTTCCACAAACCGAAATTTTTTATGCCATCAAGGCCAACCCCCGCCTGGGCCTCCTCAAGCGCTTCCTGGAGCGGGGCGTCTTTGTGGAAGCGGTCAGCTTGGGGGAGGTGTTGCGGGCCTACCAGGCCGGCTTTCGCCGCAACGAGGTCTTGCTGAATGGGCCGGTCAAAACACCGGCCATGCTAGAAGCGCTGAACCGCATTGGCCTTCCGATGCTGGGCCTCGACTCCCTGGCCGACCTCGAGCGAGCCTCGAGGCTACTGCCCAGGGCCCGCGTCCTCTTACGGGTCAACCCCGACCTGCCCATCGTCACCCACGACCACCTGGCCACTGGGCGTGGCGAGAGCAAGTTTGGCATCCTGCCCGAGGAAGTGGGGCCGGCCCTGGAACTGGCCCGCCGGAGCCGCCTCGAGGTGCTGGGCCTGCACATCCACCTGGGTTCGGCCCTGGAGCACCCCGAAGACTACCAGGCGGGCTACCGGGTGATGGACGGGCTTTACCGCACCCATGGCCCCTTTGAGGTCATGAACCTGGGCGGGGGCTTTGGGCTGGGCCTCGACCTGGGTGCGTTGGGGGCACAGGCGGCCGCCCTGGCCCACAAACACGGCGCAGAGCTGTGGATCGAGCCGGGCCGCTACCTGGTCGCAGAGGCCGGGGTGCTGGTCACGCGCTGCTGGGGCACCAAGCGCACCCGGCGCAACTACCTGCTGATAGACGCCGGTATGAGCCAGCTGATCCGGCCTATGCTTTATGGTGCAATACACCCGGTGGAGCCGCTGTACCACAACCCCCGCCAAGCCACCTACGACCTGGCCGGCCCCGCCTGCGAGTCGGGCGATGTGCTGGCCCGCGACATCACCCTGCCCGAACCCAGGGAGGGCGATCTGCTGGCTATACTGCAAGCCGGAGCCTATGCCGGTAGCATGAGTAGCAACTACCTCGACACCCCCCGCCCCCTCGAGCTCTTGTGGACGGGCCAGGGCTGGGAGGTAATCCGCCGGCGGCAAAGCTGGGAAGCCCTGCTGGAAGACGAACTGTAG
- a CDS encoding M20/M25/M40 family metallo-hydrolase produces the protein MSDFATETTRDPVLLLAEIAEISGDAARAAWVAQQLQAQGLRPQTDELGNVWAGHGPTLLIAHIDTVLPPTPLRREQNRWYGPAVGDNSSGVAVLLALAPELVNLGCTVAFSVGEEGLGNLRGARRLVKQLQPQQVVAVDGYLPGIVSRSAGSHRLRARFIGPGGHAWGDRGAPSPVPALGQALAQMYALERTNHTSLNVGRLWGGEAINAIPQEVGFELDLRALDAAELAQMVAQVREILMEAARKFNLRMEIEVLGERPAGMTATHAMLEAARQALMEIGLEAQFTAGSTDASAGVEVGLPAITLSVYQGGGAHTPEEWVEPDSLRLGARALRSFVRQLLQT, from the coding sequence ATGAGCGACTTTGCCACCGAAACCACCCGCGACCCCGTCCTGCTGCTGGCGGAAATCGCCGAAATTAGCGGTGATGCCGCCCGGGCAGCCTGGGTCGCCCAGCAATTACAAGCCCAGGGGTTGCGTCCCCAGACCGATGAACTGGGCAATGTCTGGGCCGGCCATGGCCCCACCTTGCTAATAGCCCACATCGACACCGTGCTGCCCCCTACCCCCTTGCGGCGTGAGCAAAACCGCTGGTATGGCCCGGCGGTTGGCGACAACTCGTCGGGGGTCGCGGTCTTGCTGGCCCTGGCCCCTGAGCTGGTGAACCTGGGCTGTACGGTGGCCTTCAGCGTGGGCGAGGAAGGGTTGGGCAACCTGCGGGGGGCCCGGCGCCTGGTTAAGCAACTACAGCCGCAGCAGGTGGTGGCGGTCGATGGGTATTTACCCGGTATCGTGAGCCGCTCGGCGGGTTCCCACCGGCTGCGGGCCCGCTTTATTGGCCCCGGCGGCCACGCCTGGGGCGACCGGGGGGCTCCATCGCCGGTGCCGGCCCTGGGTCAGGCCCTGGCCCAGATGTACGCCCTCGAGCGCACCAACCACACCAGCCTGAATGTGGGGCGGCTGTGGGGGGGTGAGGCCATCAACGCCATTCCTCAGGAAGTGGGCTTCGAGCTTGACCTGCGGGCCCTGGACGCAGCAGAACTAGCCCAGATGGTGGCCCAGGTGCGCGAAATTCTGATGGAAGCGGCCCGTAAGTTCAACCTGCGGATGGAGATCGAGGTGCTCGGCGAGCGCCCAGCAGGCATGACCGCCACCCACGCCATGCTGGAGGCCGCCCGCCAGGCCCTGATGGAAATCGGCCTCGAGGCCCAGTTCACCGCCGGCTCCACCGATGCCTCGGCTGGGGTGGAGGTAGGCCTCCCTGCCATTACCCTGAGCGTTTATCAGGGGGGTGGGGCCCACACCCCCGAAGAATGGGTGGAGCCCGACTCCCTGCGCTTGGGAGCGCGCGCGCTGCGCAGCTTTGTGCGGCAGCTCCTCCAGACATAA
- a CDS encoding response regulator → MIRILLADDHALFRQGLKSLLEAEPDFKVMGEAKDGREALRHALEAHPDIILMDIQMPNLDGVQATQEILKEWPQAKVIMLTMYCQDGYVFEAVKAGARGYMLKDADAKELLEAIRRVYQGEVLLDAEMAEQIIQDFKAKQETTPKAHAELSEREVQILRLVAQGYTNLEIAAELSLSEKTVRNRLSDIFQKLHLNNRTQAALYALREGLAEKSDE, encoded by the coding sequence ATGATTCGCATCTTGCTCGCCGACGATCACGCCCTTTTTCGCCAGGGGCTCAAAAGCCTGCTGGAAGCCGAGCCCGACTTTAAGGTTATGGGCGAGGCCAAGGACGGGCGCGAGGCCCTGCGTCACGCCCTCGAGGCCCACCCCGATATCATCCTGATGGATATCCAGATGCCCAACCTCGACGGCGTGCAGGCCACCCAGGAAATCCTGAAAGAATGGCCCCAGGCCAAGGTGATCATGCTCACCATGTACTGCCAGGACGGCTATGTCTTCGAGGCGGTGAAGGCCGGGGCGCGGGGCTACATGCTCAAGGACGCCGACGCCAAGGAGCTGCTAGAAGCCATCCGCCGGGTGTACCAGGGCGAGGTCTTGCTGGATGCCGAGATGGCCGAGCAGATCATCCAGGACTTCAAGGCCAAGCAGGAAACCACCCCCAAGGCCCACGCCGAGCTTTCCGAACGCGAGGTGCAGATTTTACGCCTGGTGGCCCAGGGCTACACCAACCTCGAGATCGCCGCTGAGCTATCGCTCTCGGAAAAAACCGTGCGCAACCGGCTTTCGGACATCTTCCAGAAACTCCACCTCAACAACCGCACCCAGGCGGCCCTCTACGCCCTGCGCGAGGGGCTGGCAGAAAAGAGCGACGAGTAG
- a CDS encoding gamma-glutamyl-gamma-aminobutyrate hydrolase family protein: protein MLIGVTPQSRNTEGLFRTRIWGLLEPYVRALESQGASIVILPPQADDRLPALLRQLDGVLLPGGVDVDPAQFGEEPIPELGEVSLERDAIELFVARYTAQHGIPTLGICRGIQVMNVALGGSLYQDLSAQGFRTVQHSQKAEPPVLGHSLELVGPSPLDKLFEGRFRVNSYHHQALRDLAPGLRAVAAAPDGIVEAVLLEGHPFYLGVQWHPELLPAQWGVFRLLVEAAASQRAR from the coding sequence ATGCTCATCGGTGTAACCCCTCAGTCGCGCAACACAGAAGGTCTTTTTCGCACCAGAATCTGGGGCCTGCTCGAGCCCTATGTGCGGGCCCTGGAAAGCCAGGGTGCCAGCATTGTAATCCTACCGCCCCAGGCCGATGACAGGCTGCCCGCTCTGCTACGCCAACTGGATGGCGTGCTGCTGCCGGGCGGCGTGGATGTGGATCCGGCCCAGTTTGGCGAAGAACCCATCCCCGAGCTGGGAGAGGTGAGCCTCGAGCGCGACGCCATCGAGCTGTTTGTGGCCCGTTATACCGCCCAGCACGGCATCCCCACCCTGGGGATCTGCCGCGGCATCCAGGTGATGAACGTGGCCCTAGGCGGTAGCCTGTACCAGGATCTGTCTGCGCAAGGCTTTCGCACCGTGCAGCACAGCCAGAAAGCCGAGCCACCGGTGCTGGGGCATAGCCTCGAGCTGGTTGGGCCCAGCCCCCTGGATAAGCTGTTTGAGGGCCGTTTCCGGGTCAACTCCTACCACCATCAGGCCCTCAGGGATCTGGCCCCCGGTCTGCGGGCGGTGGCCGCTGCGCCGGATGGCATCGTGGAGGCGGTGCTGCTCGAAGGCCATCCGTTCTACCTGGGGGTGCAGTGGCACCCTGAGCTGCTGCCTGCGCAATGGGGTGTTTTCCGCCTGCTGGTCGAGGCAGCCGCCAGCCAGCGGGCTCGCTGA